One part of the Microbispora sp. ZYX-F-249 genome encodes these proteins:
- a CDS encoding urease accessory protein UreH domain-containing protein, with the protein MNSAALFAGGLAAGLAAGTASCAAVQGGLLIGLVSPRRDFASPPGNTDGPSSALPPVTAFLVGRLAAHTALGALLGLAGAAVRVGPGTRAVLLVAAGTVVVVLAVRMLRRRHEAGCAPGGEGPECTTGSGPSPGRPCTDPGHGQACAPAYGTAPAARGAVPPGTTAPWNVTRGGARSRTLVRAAGLGMATIFVPCGVTVGMEVVAVSAGSASGGAAALAGLALGTAPALAALGLLVRTLASTRLAALAGIAALAAGLFTVGSGLRLGGWLPDLSQARFGSPAAAAGRALTGTDGVQRLTIWATAEGFRPGIAVAAAGRPVEIAFRTRDNRGCTRTLAIDDRDVVLPVTGERVVRLAARPEGRLRYACGMGMYVGFVRFERVP; encoded by the coding sequence GTGAACTCGGCCGCCCTGTTCGCCGGGGGCCTCGCCGCCGGTCTCGCCGCGGGCACGGCGTCGTGCGCCGCCGTCCAGGGCGGCCTCCTCATCGGCCTCGTCTCTCCTCGCAGAGATTTCGCCTCTCCCCCCGGGAACACGGACGGGCCATCCTCCGCCCTCCCCCCGGTGACCGCCTTCCTCGTCGGCAGGCTGGCCGCCCACACCGCGCTCGGCGCGCTGCTGGGGCTGGCGGGTGCGGCCGTCCGGGTCGGCCCGGGCACCCGGGCGGTGCTGCTCGTCGCCGCCGGGACCGTGGTGGTCGTCCTCGCCGTACGGATGCTCCGCCGGCGTCACGAGGCGGGCTGCGCACCGGGGGGAGAAGGTCCCGAATGCACTACGGGAAGCGGACCCTCACCGGGCCGCCCGTGCACGGACCCCGGGCACGGGCAGGCGTGCGCGCCCGCGTACGGCACGGCCCCGGCCGCCCGCGGGGCCGTGCCCCCAGGCACGACCGCACCTTGGAACGTCACCCGGGGCGGCGCGCGCTCCCGCACTCTCGTACGGGCGGCCGGGCTCGGCATGGCCACGATCTTCGTGCCCTGCGGCGTCACGGTCGGCATGGAGGTCGTGGCCGTCTCCGCGGGTTCCGCGTCCGGGGGCGCGGCCGCGCTCGCGGGGCTCGCCCTCGGCACCGCTCCCGCGCTCGCCGCGCTCGGGCTGCTGGTGCGCACGCTCGCCTCGACCAGGCTGGCGGCCCTGGCGGGGATCGCGGCCCTGGCCGCCGGGCTCTTCACCGTCGGCTCCGGCCTGCGGCTCGGCGGCTGGCTGCCGGACCTCTCACAGGCGCGGTTCGGCTCCCCCGCCGCCGCCGCGGGACGTGCCCTCACCGGGACCGACGGCGTCCAGCGGCTCACGATCTGGGCGACCGCCGAGGGTTTCCGGCCCGGCATCGCCGTCGCCGCCGCCGGACGTCCCGTCGAGATCGCCTTCAGGACGAGGGACAACCGGGGCTGTACGCGCACGCTCGCGATCGACGACCGCGACGTCGTGCTCCCCGTGACCGGCGAACGCGTGGTACGGCTCGCGGCCCGTCCGGAGGGGCGGCTGCGCTACGCCTGTGGGATGGGAATGTACGTGGGCTTCGTCAGGTTCGAGCGCGTCCCATGA
- a CDS encoding sel1 repeat family protein produces MTLVGATEATAWPGIPVPRTPEPLDPAEANLLDRARDGDRDAAHRLGRLCAERDDRLGARHWWERAARAGNVDSAYNLGLWHRTHGTTEEAIGWFELAAATGDADAATNLASLLLERRGDTDAARTWFERAAEDGSRHAARRLALLCEDQGDGMGARRWHFRAAVDGDLRSAHDLGFLGYAAGDEAEALHWWEYAARGGHAEAAYHMALLLHAARDEKGAEAFYRLAARADHPGAAFRLGDLALGRGDLPTARACFERAARTGRPDARRMAGLVCARMDDKQAAAHWYERAAADDPEAAFRLGLLLVAEHNDLKGGRHWFRRAAEFGHHGAMVELRTLLPLLGASPEAEDCLIDPPPPHWNRPAEPAQAARAELAVAAARRRGDSAAEPADLVEILGTWDLVTGDLIAGNPVMGGPAGGGLPDADETGPADTVGRLARVSGLHRAAIEHLGLVRATLLRPGTAPWPTPAEVEHVLGTARDLRRRLDLGRT; encoded by the coding sequence ATGACACTAGTGGGAGCGACGGAGGCGACCGCGTGGCCCGGGATACCGGTCCCGCGTACCCCTGAACCCCTGGACCCGGCCGAGGCGAACCTGCTCGACAGGGCCCGCGACGGCGACCGCGACGCGGCGCACCGGCTGGGCCGGCTGTGCGCGGAGCGCGACGACCGACTGGGCGCCCGGCACTGGTGGGAACGGGCGGCGCGGGCGGGCAACGTCGACAGCGCCTACAACCTGGGGCTGTGGCACCGCACGCACGGGACGACCGAGGAGGCCATCGGCTGGTTCGAGCTGGCCGCGGCCACCGGCGACGCGGACGCGGCGACGAACCTGGCCTCGCTGCTGCTGGAGCGGCGCGGGGACACCGACGCGGCGCGTACGTGGTTCGAGCGGGCGGCCGAGGACGGCTCCCGCCACGCGGCCCGGCGGCTGGCGCTGCTGTGCGAGGACCAGGGCGACGGCATGGGCGCCCGGCGCTGGCACTTCAGGGCGGCCGTGGACGGCGACCTGCGCTCGGCCCACGACCTGGGCTTCCTGGGCTACGCCGCGGGCGACGAGGCCGAGGCGCTGCACTGGTGGGAGTACGCGGCGCGCGGCGGCCACGCGGAGGCCGCCTATCACATGGCTCTGCTCCTGCACGCGGCCCGCGACGAGAAGGGCGCGGAGGCGTTCTACCGGCTCGCCGCCCGCGCCGACCACCCCGGGGCGGCCTTCCGCCTCGGCGACCTGGCGCTGGGCCGGGGTGACTTACCCACCGCGCGCGCCTGCTTCGAGCGGGCGGCGCGCACCGGGCGGCCCGACGCACGGCGGATGGCCGGTCTCGTCTGCGCCCGGATGGACGACAAGCAGGCGGCCGCCCACTGGTACGAGCGGGCCGCGGCCGACGACCCCGAGGCCGCCTTCCGCCTCGGATTGCTGCTCGTCGCGGAGCACAACGACCTGAAGGGCGGGCGCCACTGGTTCAGGCGGGCGGCCGAGTTCGGGCATCACGGCGCGATGGTCGAGCTGCGGACGCTGCTGCCCCTGCTCGGCGCGTCCCCGGAGGCAGAGGACTGCCTGATCGACCCGCCCCCGCCCCACTGGAACCGGCCCGCGGAGCCCGCGCAGGCCGCGCGCGCCGAGCTCGCCGTGGCGGCGGCCCGCAGGCGCGGCGATTCCGCGGCGGAGCCCGCGGACCTGGTCGAGATCCTCGGCACCTGGGACCTGGTCACCGGAGACCTGATCGCCGGAAACCCGGTCATGGGCGGTCCGGCCGGCGGCGGCCTGCCGGACGCGGACGAGACCGGTCCGGCGGACACCGTGGGACGGCTCGCCCGGGTGAGCGGACTGCACCGGGCCGCGATCGAGCATCTCGGCCTGGTGCGCGCCACTCTGCTGCGGCCGGGCACGGCCCCCTGGCCCACCCCGGCCGAGGTCGAGCATGTGCTCGGCACCGCGAGGGACCTGCGCAGACGCCTCGACCTCGGTCGTACCTGA
- a CDS encoding pectate lyase, protein TSPTPPSGWPSPQGSQAVTSTISVSGSLDGGLKRYYASGSMGDGGQSESQKPIFELANGATLRNVIIGSPGADGIHCLGSCTLQNVWWEDVGEDAATLLGSSSSQVMTIDGGGAKSASDKVFQHNGPGTMIIKNFQVQNFGKLYRACGNCTNSYQRHVQMSNIVATTPGKTLAGINTNWGDTARFSNITIVNDSSHKIVICEKYKGVPKGSEPSKIGEGPDGTNCLYSSSDITYK, encoded by the coding sequence ACCAGCCCGACGCCGCCGTCCGGCTGGCCCAGCCCGCAGGGCTCACAGGCGGTCACCAGCACGATCAGCGTCTCCGGCAGCCTCGACGGAGGCCTGAAGCGCTACTACGCGAGCGGCAGCATGGGTGACGGCGGGCAGAGCGAGAGCCAGAAGCCGATCTTCGAGCTGGCCAACGGCGCGACGCTCAGGAACGTGATCATCGGTTCGCCCGGCGCCGACGGCATCCACTGCCTGGGCAGCTGCACGCTGCAGAACGTCTGGTGGGAGGACGTCGGCGAGGACGCCGCCACCCTGCTGGGCAGCTCGTCGTCGCAGGTCATGACCATCGACGGCGGCGGGGCGAAGAGCGCATCCGACAAGGTGTTCCAGCACAACGGCCCCGGCACCATGATCATCAAGAACTTCCAGGTGCAGAACTTCGGCAAGCTCTACCGCGCCTGCGGCAACTGCACGAACTCCTACCAGCGTCACGTCCAGATGTCGAACATCGTGGCGACCACCCCCGGCAAGACGCTGGCCGGCATCAACACCAACTGGGGCGACACCGCGCGCTTCTCCAACATCACGATCGTGAACGACTCCAGCCACAAGATCGTGATCTGCGAGAAGTACAAGGGCGTCCCGAAGGGCAGCGAGCCCTCCAAGATCGGTGAGGGTCCCGACGGCACGAACTGCCTCTACAGCTCCTCCGACATCACCTACAAGTAA
- a CDS encoding aspartate aminotransferase family protein, whose protein sequence is MTRPDVLKAAQDNLWMHFTRHSSYEGGEVPMIVRGEGAYVYDIHGKRYLDGLAGLFVVQVGHGRAELAEAAAKQAQELAFFPLWSYAHPKAAELAARLAELTPGDLNRVFFTTGGGEAVESAWKLAKQYYKLKGKPLKTKVVSRSIAYHGTPQGALSITGIPALKQVFEPLVPGAIKAPNTNLYRADEISGFPGLEKDPEAFGRWAADQVGKAIEMEGPDTVAAVFVEPVQNAGGCFPPPPGYFQRLREICDAHDVLLVSDEVICAFGRLGTMFGGQKFDYVPDIITCAKGLTSGYSPIGAMIVSERLFEPFKSGTETFAHGYTFGGHPVSAAVALANLDIFEREGLLEHVTANEPVFKATLDRLQDLPIVGDVRGSGYFYGIELVKDKSTKQTFNEEESERLLRGFLSKALYDAGLYCRADDRGDPVVQLAPPLICGPKEFDEIESILRSVLTEAWARL, encoded by the coding sequence ATGACGCGCCCCGACGTACTCAAGGCCGCACAGGACAATCTCTGGATGCACTTCACGCGCCACTCCTCCTACGAGGGAGGGGAGGTGCCCATGATCGTGCGCGGCGAGGGCGCCTACGTCTACGACATCCACGGCAAGCGGTATCTCGACGGCCTCGCCGGACTGTTCGTGGTCCAGGTCGGCCACGGCCGCGCCGAGCTGGCCGAGGCCGCCGCCAAGCAGGCACAGGAGCTCGCGTTCTTCCCGCTGTGGTCGTACGCGCACCCCAAGGCGGCCGAGCTGGCCGCGCGGCTCGCGGAGCTCACCCCCGGTGACCTCAACCGCGTCTTCTTCACCACCGGCGGCGGCGAGGCCGTCGAGTCGGCCTGGAAGCTGGCCAAGCAGTACTACAAGCTCAAGGGCAAGCCGCTGAAGACCAAGGTCGTCAGCCGGTCCATCGCCTACCACGGCACCCCGCAGGGCGCGCTGTCGATCACCGGCATCCCGGCGCTCAAGCAGGTCTTCGAGCCGCTGGTGCCCGGCGCGATCAAGGCCCCCAACACGAACCTCTACCGCGCCGACGAGATCTCCGGCTTCCCCGGTCTGGAGAAGGACCCCGAGGCGTTCGGCCGCTGGGCCGCCGACCAGGTCGGCAAGGCCATCGAGATGGAGGGCCCGGACACCGTGGCCGCCGTCTTCGTCGAGCCGGTGCAGAACGCCGGCGGCTGCTTCCCGCCGCCCCCCGGATACTTCCAGCGGCTGCGTGAGATCTGCGACGCCCACGACGTGCTGCTTGTGTCGGACGAGGTCATCTGCGCCTTCGGCCGCCTGGGCACGATGTTCGGCGGTCAGAAGTTCGACTACGTGCCGGACATCATCACCTGCGCCAAGGGTCTGACCAGCGGTTACTCGCCCATCGGTGCGATGATCGTCTCCGAGCGGCTGTTCGAGCCGTTCAAGAGCGGCACCGAGACCTTCGCGCACGGCTACACCTTCGGCGGCCACCCGGTGTCGGCCGCCGTCGCCCTGGCCAACCTCGACATCTTCGAGAGGGAGGGCCTGCTCGAGCACGTCACGGCCAACGAGCCCGTGTTCAAGGCCACTCTCGACCGGCTGCAGGACCTGCCGATCGTCGGCGACGTCCGCGGCTCGGGCTACTTCTACGGGATCGAGCTGGTCAAGGACAAGTCCACCAAGCAGACCTTCAACGAGGAGGAGTCGGAGCGCCTGCTGCGCGGCTTCCTCTCGAAGGCGCTGTACGACGCCGGCCTGTACTGCCGGGCGGACGACCGAGGGGACCCGGTCGTGCAGCTCGCCCCGCCGCTGATCTGCGGCCCCAAGGAGTTCGACGAGATCGAGTCGATTCTCCGTTCGGTGCTCACCGAGGCGTGGGCCCGCCTGTAG
- a CDS encoding ABC transporter permease, which yields MAVLLRRLAGHVARGLVMILVVTTISFLIIRSVPGDPLAARYQKLVEQGMAPDAAQRAVEALYGFTPKGGLWEQYLDYMGGLAHLDLGQSLSVPGAGVSTVLFSAAKWTVIPVLAGTLLSFLAGVVMGVYAAIKRTGVLGDLLAISGSLLHGVPQYVLALLLGAIFTTLIPILPAGGTADIMIDPGFTADYIGSLVEHATLPVVTYALAGYGGWILAMKSSVVTVLGDDFILAAELRGMKRSIIFRYVARNAILPLFTILALSLGLLFGGAIFIERIFNYPGLGLMLIDSVNNRDYSLMGGAFLLITTAVVVANIAADLLYTVIDPRVRSGGETA from the coding sequence ATGGCGGTTCTCCTCCGGCGGCTCGCGGGCCATGTGGCCCGCGGGCTCGTCATGATCCTGGTCGTCACCACGATCAGCTTCCTGATCATCAGGAGCGTCCCCGGCGACCCGCTCGCGGCGCGCTACCAGAAGCTCGTCGAGCAGGGCATGGCCCCCGACGCCGCGCAGCGCGCGGTCGAGGCGTTGTACGGCTTCACGCCGAAGGGCGGCCTGTGGGAGCAGTACCTCGACTACATGGGCGGCCTGGCCCACCTCGACCTCGGGCAGTCGCTGTCCGTGCCCGGCGCCGGGGTGTCCACCGTGCTGTTCTCCGCCGCCAAGTGGACCGTGATCCCGGTGCTCGCCGGGACGCTGCTGAGTTTCCTCGCCGGCGTCGTCATGGGCGTCTACGCGGCGATCAAGCGGACCGGCGTGCTGGGCGACCTCCTCGCGATCTCCGGATCGCTGCTGCACGGCGTCCCGCAGTACGTGCTGGCGCTGCTGCTCGGAGCGATCTTCACCACGCTGATCCCGATCCTGCCGGCAGGAGGGACGGCCGACATCATGATCGATCCCGGCTTCACCGCCGACTACATCGGCTCGCTGGTCGAGCACGCCACCCTGCCGGTCGTCACGTACGCGCTGGCCGGCTACGGCGGGTGGATCCTCGCGATGAAGTCGAGCGTGGTCACCGTGCTCGGCGACGACTTCATCCTGGCCGCCGAGCTGCGCGGCATGAAACGGTCGATCATCTTCCGCTACGTCGCGCGCAACGCGATCCTGCCGCTGTTCACGATCCTGGCGCTCTCGCTCGGCCTGCTCTTCGGCGGCGCGATCTTCATCGAGCGCATCTTCAACTATCCCGGCCTGGGGCTGATGCTCATCGACAGCGTCAACAACCGCGACTACTCGCTGATGGGCGGGGCGTTCCTGCTCATCACGACGGCGGTCGTCGTCGCGAACATCGCGGCCGACCTGCTCTACACGGTCATCGACCCCCGGGTGCGCAGCGGAGGGGAGACGGCATGA
- a CDS encoding M20/M25/M40 family metallo-hydrolase — translation MTPEEIERAVEEGMPQTVEDLKRLAAIPSVAFPGHSEAPVLEAAALVERLLRAAGLPHVRQIPIEGSFPAVFAEAPAPDGAPTVLLYAHYDVQPAGDLALWRTPPFEPTVVDGIMYGRGTADDKSGVITHVAALRAFNGRFPVGVKVIIEGQEEYAGERLEAFVEANPDLLRADAMVIADVGNPEVGDPALTTSLRGMAAFTVEVRTLAEAVHSGAFGGAAPDALAALMRMLTALHDDQGNVRVPGLEPGTFPGEAPAEEEFRSLAGVLDGVSLVGDGSLSDRLWASYAITVTGLDVPTVTGAINAVQAVARARVTIRIPASGNARQALNDVTAFLEKVAPWGVKVSFGDFVSGSGFQIEPGGPAMNAAERALERAFGRAPRQVGQGGSIPLVAALARQFPKAEILLYGAEDDGASIHAPNERVVLEELRRVVTTEALFLADYGGWHGAA, via the coding sequence GTGACACCTGAGGAGATCGAGCGCGCCGTCGAGGAGGGCATGCCGCAGACGGTCGAGGATCTCAAGCGCCTGGCCGCCATCCCTTCCGTCGCGTTCCCCGGTCACTCCGAGGCCCCGGTCCTGGAGGCCGCGGCGCTCGTCGAGCGACTGCTGCGCGCCGCCGGTCTCCCACACGTCCGGCAGATCCCCATCGAGGGCAGCTTCCCCGCCGTGTTCGCCGAGGCGCCCGCGCCGGACGGCGCCCCGACCGTGCTGCTCTACGCGCACTACGACGTCCAGCCCGCCGGTGACCTCGCGCTGTGGCGCACGCCGCCGTTCGAGCCCACGGTCGTCGACGGGATCATGTACGGCCGGGGCACGGCCGACGACAAGAGCGGCGTCATCACCCACGTGGCCGCGCTGCGCGCCTTCAACGGCCGCTTCCCGGTCGGCGTGAAGGTCATCATCGAGGGCCAGGAGGAGTACGCCGGCGAGCGCCTGGAGGCGTTCGTCGAGGCCAACCCCGACCTGCTGCGCGCCGACGCCATGGTCATCGCCGACGTCGGCAACCCCGAGGTGGGCGATCCCGCGCTCACCACGTCGCTGCGCGGCATGGCCGCGTTCACCGTGGAGGTCCGCACGCTCGCCGAGGCCGTGCACAGCGGCGCGTTCGGCGGCGCCGCGCCCGACGCGCTGGCCGCGCTCATGCGCATGCTGACCGCCCTGCACGACGACCAGGGGAACGTCCGGGTGCCCGGCCTCGAACCGGGGACCTTCCCCGGCGAGGCGCCGGCCGAGGAGGAGTTCCGCTCGCTCGCCGGAGTGCTCGACGGTGTGTCGCTGGTCGGGGACGGCTCGCTGTCCGACCGGCTCTGGGCGTCGTACGCGATCACGGTGACCGGGCTGGACGTGCCGACCGTGACCGGCGCGATCAACGCGGTCCAGGCGGTGGCCCGGGCCCGTGTCACGATCCGCATCCCCGCGAGCGGGAACGCCAGGCAGGCGCTGAACGACGTGACGGCCTTCCTGGAGAAGGTCGCGCCGTGGGGGGTCAAGGTCTCCTTCGGCGACTTCGTCAGCGGCTCGGGCTTCCAGATCGAGCCGGGCGGCCCGGCGATGAACGCCGCGGAGCGCGCGCTGGAGCGCGCCTTCGGCCGGGCGCCGCGCCAGGTCGGTCAGGGCGGCTCGATCCCGCTGGTGGCGGCCCTCGCCCGGCAGTTCCCCAAGGCCGAGATCCTGCTGTACGGCGCCGAGGACGACGGCGCCTCGATCCACGCCCCCAACGAGCGGGTGGTGCTGGAGGAGTTGCGCCGCGTCGTCACGACCGAGGCCCTCTTCCTCGCCGACTACGGCGGCTGGCACGGCGCCGCCTGA
- the ald gene encoding alanine dehydrogenase, whose amino-acid sequence MKIGVPAEVKNHEYRVAATPAGVHELVRHGHEVGVQRGAGLGSSITDEEYLAAGAKLVEGADEVWAESDMILKVKEPVAEEYHRLRADQILFTYLHLAASRPCTDALLAAGTTAIAYETVQVGNGLPLLAPMSEVAGRLAPQVGAYNLMRFNGGRGVLPGGVPGVAPAKVVVIGGGVSGLNAAQVAVGMGADVTILDVNIDRLRHIDAIYQGRLKTLVSTSYAIERAVLEADLVVGAVLIPGAKAPTLVSNDLVSRMKPGSVLVDIAIDQGGCFEDSRPTTHDDPTFRVHESVFYCVANMPGSVANTSTFALTNATLPYVVKIADKGWKDALRGDAALGLGLNTHAGVLTNQPVAVAHDLSYTPVAEILAA is encoded by the coding sequence ATGAAGATCGGCGTGCCCGCCGAGGTCAAGAATCACGAGTACCGCGTCGCCGCCACACCGGCCGGCGTCCACGAGCTCGTCCGTCACGGTCACGAGGTCGGCGTCCAGCGCGGCGCCGGCCTGGGCTCCTCCATCACCGACGAGGAGTACCTCGCGGCCGGCGCCAAGCTCGTCGAGGGCGCCGACGAGGTGTGGGCCGAGTCCGACATGATCCTCAAGGTCAAGGAGCCGGTCGCGGAGGAATACCACCGTCTCCGCGCGGACCAGATCCTGTTCACCTACCTCCACCTGGCCGCCTCCCGGCCCTGCACCGACGCGCTGCTCGCCGCCGGCACCACCGCCATCGCGTACGAGACCGTCCAGGTCGGCAACGGGCTGCCGCTGCTGGCCCCGATGTCGGAGGTCGCGGGCCGGCTGGCCCCCCAGGTCGGCGCGTACAACCTGATGCGCTTCAACGGCGGCCGCGGCGTGCTCCCGGGCGGCGTGCCCGGCGTGGCCCCCGCCAAGGTCGTCGTGATCGGCGGCGGCGTCTCCGGCCTCAACGCGGCGCAGGTCGCCGTCGGCATGGGCGCGGACGTGACGATCCTCGACGTCAACATCGACCGGCTGCGCCACATCGACGCCATCTACCAGGGCCGGCTGAAGACGCTGGTCTCCACGTCCTACGCGATCGAGCGGGCCGTGCTGGAGGCCGACCTGGTCGTCGGCGCCGTGCTCATCCCGGGCGCGAAGGCCCCGACGCTCGTCTCCAACGACCTGGTCTCCCGCATGAAGCCGGGTTCGGTGCTCGTCGACATCGCCATCGACCAGGGCGGCTGCTTCGAGGACTCGCGCCCGACCACGCACGACGACCCGACGTTCCGGGTGCACGAGTCGGTGTTCTACTGCGTGGCGAACATGCCGGGCTCGGTGGCCAACACCTCCACCTTCGCCCTGACGAACGCCACCCTGCCCTACGTCGTCAAGATCGCCGACAAGGGCTGGAAGGACGCGCTGCGCGGCGACGCGGCGCTCGGCCTCGGCCTCAACACCCACGCCGGCGTGCTCACCAACCAGCCGGTCGCGGTGGCGCACGACCTTTCGTACACGCCGGTCGCGGAGATCCTCGCCGCCTGA
- a CDS encoding ABC transporter substrate-binding protein — MKRLTAVAALLSLTAVAACSGGGTNGNSTGGGGGVYTTVDLNKPSLDVNAPINPWNPKGNAFWGYNAMRIAWAKNTLTDPNQFYPGIAASWDIAPDNSSITLHLQPGNKWSDGKPVTAEDVKFSIGLAYTQGSTAFAVDPGAAGAASDVEVVDDATIRITQDMKNPSVTFVRGVMDAFVVPKHVWQSVVPADFWDTLETARGDGPQAEAARGQIKALSEKVLAFAPPQDVSAGPFVLKRMNPGEALLVKNTNFYNAANVAPDQLKLLNTTGNEQIWNYLTSGTLDNAPFTAVPADVMKRIKATPGNQVVKGYSPVAVSLAFNQAKKPYDNVHVRRGLASLIDREEVTRIASPEGGTAAVTTSGIHQKAAKEWLGADLDVLDPYGLDTARADKEFAEAGLRKKDGKWAMADGKPWKVTIHIPAPFSDWVSAAKAITSQLTAAGVDAEVVTTADYPLYLSELAEGKYDLGFWLIALGPAPYNIFQRLYGTSNGWNILGGKVKHSAPGKDGNWMGGPETIDVDGVGTVNPGELTAQLNTVGGDEQKAVIAKLAKAANQDLPVIQLWDYVNTQFVNTNRFTGFPEDESDLLRQPSGVWIQLGLIKKKQ, encoded by the coding sequence ATGAAACGTCTGACAGCGGTCGCGGCGTTGCTCAGCCTCACGGCCGTCGCGGCCTGCAGCGGCGGCGGCACGAACGGGAACTCCACCGGCGGCGGTGGTGGCGTCTACACCACGGTCGATCTCAACAAGCCGTCGCTCGACGTCAACGCGCCGATCAACCCGTGGAACCCCAAGGGCAACGCGTTCTGGGGCTACAACGCGATGAGGATCGCCTGGGCGAAGAACACCCTCACCGATCCGAACCAGTTCTACCCGGGCATCGCGGCGAGCTGGGACATCGCGCCGGACAACTCCTCCATCACCCTCCACCTGCAGCCGGGCAACAAGTGGTCGGACGGCAAACCCGTCACCGCCGAGGACGTGAAGTTCTCCATCGGGCTGGCCTACACGCAGGGCAGCACCGCCTTCGCGGTCGACCCCGGCGCGGCCGGCGCCGCCTCGGACGTCGAAGTCGTGGACGACGCGACCATCAGAATCACGCAGGACATGAAGAACCCCAGCGTCACGTTCGTACGCGGGGTCATGGACGCCTTCGTGGTACCCAAGCACGTGTGGCAGAGCGTCGTTCCGGCCGACTTCTGGGACACGCTCGAGACCGCCCGGGGCGACGGCCCGCAGGCGGAGGCGGCGCGCGGCCAGATCAAGGCGCTGTCGGAGAAGGTTCTCGCGTTCGCCCCGCCCCAGGACGTGTCGGCCGGGCCGTTCGTCCTCAAGCGGATGAACCCCGGCGAGGCGCTGCTGGTGAAGAACACGAACTTCTACAACGCCGCCAACGTCGCGCCCGACCAGCTCAAGCTGCTCAACACCACAGGGAACGAGCAGATCTGGAACTACCTGACCTCCGGCACGCTCGACAACGCGCCGTTCACCGCGGTGCCCGCCGACGTGATGAAGCGCATCAAGGCGACGCCCGGCAACCAGGTCGTCAAGGGCTACTCCCCGGTGGCCGTCTCGCTCGCGTTCAACCAGGCGAAGAAGCCGTACGACAACGTGCACGTGCGGCGCGGGCTGGCCTCGCTGATCGACCGTGAGGAGGTCACCCGAATCGCCTCCCCGGAGGGCGGCACGGCGGCCGTGACCACCTCCGGCATCCACCAGAAGGCCGCCAAAGAGTGGCTCGGCGCCGACCTCGACGTGCTGGACCCGTACGGACTCGACACGGCCAGGGCCGATAAGGAGTTCGCGGAGGCCGGCCTGCGGAAGAAGGACGGCAAGTGGGCGATGGCCGACGGCAAGCCCTGGAAGGTGACGATCCACATCCCGGCGCCGTTCTCCGACTGGGTCTCCGCGGCCAAGGCCATCACCAGCCAGCTCACCGCGGCCGGTGTCGACGCCGAGGTGGTGACCACCGCCGACTACCCGCTCTACCTGTCCGAGCTCGCCGAGGGCAAGTACGACCTCGGCTTCTGGCTCATCGCGCTCGGCCCCGCGCCGTACAACATCTTCCAGCGCCTGTACGGCACCTCCAACGGCTGGAACATCCTCGGCGGCAAGGTCAAGCACTCGGCGCCCGGCAAGGACGGCAACTGGATGGGCGGCCCCGAGACGATCGACGTCGACGGCGTCGGCACGGTCAACCCCGGTGAGCTGACCGCCCAGCTCAACACCGTCGGCGGCGACGAGCAGAAGGCGGTCATCGCCAAGCTCGCCAAGGCGGCCAACCAGGACCTCCCGGTCATCCAGCTGTGGGACTACGTGAACACCCAGTTCGTCAACACCAACCGCTTCACCGGCTTTCCGGAGGACGAGAGCGACCTGCTGCGCCAGCCCTCCGGCGTCTGGATCCAGCTCGGCCTGATCAAGAAGAAGCAGTAG